The genome window GCCGATTCGCGAGCGAATCGAGGAGTGTGGTCGCATGGTTCTGCAGGACCGGATCGAGCGTCTCGACGAATTCAGGGCCGAAGGTGTCGTCCGGCAGCGAATCGTCGCGAAGCATGCCGAGCAGGGTGCGATTGCGCGCATCCATAATGTCATCGGGCGGAACTTCCGACATCAGGTCGAATACCAACGCCCGGTGCTTCAGGAGGAGCGCGATCAGATGATCTTCGATCTGTAGACTGGTAACACGTTCCGGCTCGACGCTCGGTCGAGTTGCACGGGCGGCAGCGCTTTGCACGGCGCGCTGCAAACGCGCCTGAACGTCCCGGAAGGGGAGATCGAGACGTCGAGCGACCATCTGGGCGTAGTGACCGCGCGTGAGCTCGTCCGGAACCAGTTGCAGCACCGGGGCCAGACGATCGACCGCATGTCGCTTCGCAGTCGGATCGTTGAGATCGACGCCCTCGGTCACCTTGGTGATGAGGAACTCCGCGTACGGTCGCGCCGCGTCGATCACGCCATCCCAGAGCTCGGGAGAGGTTCGGATGAGCTCGTCCGGGTCTTTGCCAACCGGCAGTTCCGCCACGGTGATCTCGGTATCGATCCTGCGGGCGATCCGAAACGCGGTGCGCGGATCGGGAACGAACTCCTCGGTTTGGTCGAGTCCCGAATGAATCGACTCGATCGCGCGCAGCGCCGCCATTTGCCCGGCGGCGTCGGCGTCGAGCGCGAGTACGATCCGCTTGGTCAGGCGCTTGACCAGTTCGATCTGGGATTCCGTGACCGCCGTTCCCATCGTGGCAACCACGTTTCGATGACCAAACTGATGCGCCGCGATAATATCCATGTAGCCTTCGACGACAACGACGCGATCTGCGTCGCGAATCGCGTCTTTCGCAAGATCGAGCCCATAGAGGAGCCGGCTCTTGTCGAAGATCGCTGACTGCGCCGAGTTCAGGTACTTTGGCTGATCGTCACCCATGGCGCGAGCGCCGAAGCCAACGACGACGCCATCCCGGTCGCGAATCGGGAAGATCAACCGGTTGCGAAAGCGGTCGTAGTAGCCGCTGCCGTTCTCCCGTTCCTGCAAGAGTCCGGCCTCGTACATGGCTCGCGGATCCTTGCCGCGTGCCGAGAACTGCCGCAACAGGAAATCCCAGGAGTTGGGTGCGAATCCGAGCCGGAAATGCTGAATGGTCGCTACATCCAACCCGCGCTTTTCGAGATAGTCACGCCCGATCTGGCCGGCCGGAGAGTTCAGCAGAACATGCGAAAAGAGCTCGGCGGCCAGTTCGTTCAGGTCGAGCGAGTGGGCAACGGAAGGATCGGCTTCGACGGCCGTTTGCGGTCGATAGGTCTCGATTTCGACACCCGCGCGTTGCGCGAGCTCGGTCATCGCTTCGCGAAAATCGACTTTCTCGGCCAACTCGTAGAAGGTGAAGAGATCGCCACTCTTTCCGCAACCGAAACAATGGAAATGCTGCGAGTCCGGGAAGACAACGAACGACGGCGTCTTCTCCTGGTGGAACGGGCAAAGCCCCTTGAAGCTGCGGCCGGTCTTCTTGAGCTGAACCTTTTCGCCAATGATGTCGACGATGTCGAGCCGTTCTTTGATGAGCTCGACGCTGTTGCCCGCCATTCGAGTCAATCCCAATACTTCGGAACGAAGAGTTCTCGATACCGCTCGATCGCGTACCGGTCGGTCATGCTGGCGACGAAGTCGGCAACGAGACGCTCGGGCGGATCGTCGTCGCGTTTTCGGTACTCTGCCGGCATCTGATCGAGGTGCGTCACGTAGTGGTCGCAGAGCGCGGCGATGACCCCTTGCGCTTTCACGGTATTCGGGGTGCGGTTCAAGGGATAGTAGACCCGTTCGAACAGGAATGCACGCATCTCATTGGCGGCCGCCAGTGTGTCTGCGGACATTTCCACTCGCCCTTCCGGTGCATCGACCTGGGATGCGCGGATGATATCGGTGACCAGCGTGTCGATCCGTTGCGCGTGTGAGTGCCCAAGCTGCTCCATTACCCGCCTTGGCAAGTCGCTGTTCGTAACGATCCCGGCCCGAACCGCATCGTCCCAATCGTGATTGATGTAGGCGATCGCATCGGCCAGGCGCATCGCTTCTCCTTCGAGCGACGCAGAGACGCCCGTGAACGATCGGCTCAGCTCGTCATCCGGCTTCGAGTGGTGGACGATTCCGTACCGCACCTGATCGGTCAAATTGAGTCCAGCGCCGTCCTTCTCGAGGAGATCCACCACCCGCAGGCTCTGCTCATTGTGGCGAAAGTTCGGCAAGAACTCGGCGAGCGCCATCTCGCCAGCATGCCCGAACGGAGTGTGCCCAAGGTCGTGGCCAAGCCCGATCGCCTCGATGAGGTCTTCGTTCAACCGCAAGCCGCGCCCGATTGTGCGGGCAATCTGGGTGACTTCGAGCGTGTGAGTCAGCCGGGTGCGGTAGTGATCTCCCGATGGGGCCACAAAAACCTGTGTCTTGTGCATCAACCGGCGGAATGCCTTGGAATGAACCACCCGGTCCCGGTCTCGCTGAAACTCGGTGCGCACATCGGATTTCGGTTCCGTTCGTTGGCGAGTGGCAGCGTCGCTGAAGGACGCGGACGGCGACAGCCACGCGCGCTCGCGTGCCTCGAGCTGCTCGCGGATGGTGCGATCCGAGATCATGCGCGCCAGATCCTTCAGTCCGAAATCAGGTCGAGCGGCGCGAGACTGGCGAGCAGTCGTTTCTGACCATGCCGCTGGAAGGCGATTGCCAATTCCTGATCGCCGCGGCGTTCCACGACCTCCGTGATCGTGCCCTCGCCGAACTTGGCATGAAAGACGCGTTCGCCTGCCGACCACGCGCGGACCGCTGCTTTGGCGGAAATTGGCGCCGGCTTGAGTGTGGACTGTGGCAATCCCGAC of Thermomicrobiales bacterium contains these proteins:
- the dnaG gene encoding DNA primase — protein: MAGNSVELIKERLDIVDIIGEKVQLKKTGRSFKGLCPFHQEKTPSFVVFPDSQHFHCFGCGKSGDLFTFYELAEKVDFREAMTELAQRAGVEIETYRPQTAVEADPSVAHSLDLNELAAELFSHVLLNSPAGQIGRDYLEKRGLDVATIQHFRLGFAPNSWDFLLRQFSARGKDPRAMYEAGLLQERENGSGYYDRFRNRLIFPIRDRDGVVVGFGARAMGDDQPKYLNSAQSAIFDKSRLLYGLDLAKDAIRDADRVVVVEGYMDIIAAHQFGHRNVVATMGTAVTESQIELVKRLTKRIVLALDADAAGQMAALRAIESIHSGLDQTEEFVPDPRTAFRIARRIDTEITVAELPVGKDPDELIRTSPELWDGVIDAARPYAEFLITKVTEGVDLNDPTAKRHAVDRLAPVLQLVPDELTRGHYAQMVARRLDLPFRDVQARLQRAVQSAAARATRPSVEPERVTSLQIEDHLIALLLKHRALVFDLMSEVPPDDIMDARNRTLLGMLRDDSLPDDTFGPEFVETLDPVLQNHATTLLDSLANR
- a CDS encoding deoxyguanosinetriphosphate triphosphohydrolase; protein product: MISDRTIREQLEARERAWLSPSASFSDAATRQRTEPKSDVRTEFQRDRDRVVHSKAFRRLMHKTQVFVAPSGDHYRTRLTHTLEVTQIARTIGRGLRLNEDLIEAIGLGHDLGHTPFGHAGEMALAEFLPNFRHNEQSLRVVDLLEKDGAGLNLTDQVRYGIVHHSKPDDELSRSFTGVSASLEGEAMRLADAIAYINHDWDDAVRAGIVTNSDLPRRVMEQLGHSHAQRIDTLVTDIIRASQVDAPEGRVEMSADTLAAANEMRAFLFERVYYPLNRTPNTVKAQGVIAALCDHYVTHLDQMPAEYRKRDDDPPERLVADFVASMTDRYAIERYRELFVPKYWD